A window of the Bdellovibrio svalbardensis genome harbors these coding sequences:
- a CDS encoding helix-turn-helix domain-containing protein, translating into MNEFKIQQLKSVIKDLLKKKKMTYEDVANELNCSVPTVKRILGDEELTLSRLLELCDILEVNLTDLETLTKTTSDKVERFTEEQQIFLAKNKNFLAYLVHLFDETPEQIAEKYKLTQKSTDKYLLGLEKNNLIKVNAKLKVKPAFKQLPSLENGPLAKAYYEGFIQNSANFFIQNISERLYSPNDGKETPKGFSVQNIVVTEESYKAFITENLKSFESFIKLASYEEKSKPKEQLKSAVVLQAFTIVEQDYKGLEILTKALGEIINI; encoded by the coding sequence ATGAACGAATTCAAAATTCAACAACTCAAAAGTGTCATCAAAGATCTTTTAAAGAAGAAAAAGATGACCTATGAAGATGTCGCCAATGAACTGAACTGTTCAGTTCCCACTGTCAAAAGAATCTTAGGCGATGAAGAACTCACCCTCTCTCGATTGCTTGAGTTATGCGATATTTTAGAAGTGAATCTGACCGATCTGGAAACGTTGACAAAAACGACCTCTGACAAAGTGGAACGATTCACCGAAGAACAGCAAATCTTTCTGGCGAAGAACAAAAACTTCTTAGCTTATCTTGTGCACCTTTTTGACGAGACTCCGGAGCAAATCGCTGAGAAGTACAAACTCACGCAAAAATCCACGGACAAATATCTGTTGGGCTTAGAGAAGAACAACCTCATCAAAGTAAATGCGAAACTTAAGGTAAAACCCGCCTTCAAGCAGCTACCATCCTTGGAGAATGGCCCGTTGGCGAAAGCCTATTACGAAGGCTTCATTCAAAACTCGGCAAATTTCTTTATTCAGAATATTTCAGAACGCCTTTATTCTCCAAATGATGGAAAAGAAACACCCAAGGGCTTTTCAGTGCAGAATATCGTGGTGACAGAAGAATCCTATAAAGCTTTTATCACAGAAAATTTAAAGAGCTTTGAAAGCTTCATCAAGCTTGCCAGCTACGAAGAAAAATCAAAACCCAAAGAGCAACTTAAGTCGGCGGTCGTTCTGCAGGCATTCACGATTGTGGAACAAGATTACAAAGGGCTGGAAATTCTGACCAAGGCGCTTGGTGAGATTATCAATATTTGA
- the lepB gene encoding signal peptidase I, which produces MDQPTPQKNLKGTWNQAILTFLFPIFLVLGVRWALYEPFVIPSGSMIPNLLVHDHILVKKFAFGLHFPFSDKWMFQWSKPERGEIVVFKYPENPDVYYIKRLIGLPGDEVVVQDGHITVNGMKWDLSPLAYTNAESGFAYYNESIDGNPHVVRFMTPEVVEGIAPKVYKVPNGHFFFMGDNRDQSSDSRYWGFVKNDYIVGKAWLIWLSCDATLPSMTFVCDPSQLRWNRFFQKLK; this is translated from the coding sequence ATGGACCAACCAACACCTCAAAAAAATTTGAAGGGAACGTGGAATCAAGCGATTCTAACGTTCCTTTTTCCTATTTTTCTGGTGCTGGGTGTGCGTTGGGCTCTGTATGAGCCCTTTGTGATCCCTTCGGGAAGTATGATTCCCAATCTTCTTGTTCACGATCATATCCTTGTTAAGAAGTTTGCATTTGGTCTGCATTTTCCCTTCAGTGATAAGTGGATGTTCCAGTGGTCTAAGCCCGAACGCGGGGAGATCGTTGTATTTAAATATCCAGAAAATCCCGATGTCTATTACATCAAGCGCTTGATCGGACTTCCGGGGGATGAGGTTGTTGTACAAGACGGTCATATCACCGTAAATGGTATGAAGTGGGATTTGTCTCCGCTTGCCTATACCAATGCTGAGTCCGGCTTTGCCTATTACAATGAATCTATAGATGGAAATCCCCACGTCGTGCGCTTTATGACTCCCGAAGTGGTGGAAGGCATTGCTCCTAAAGTTTACAAGGTGCCCAATGGTCACTTCTTTTTTATGGGTGATAACCGCGATCAATCGAGTGATTCACGCTACTGGGGTTTCGTTAAAAACGATTATATCGTGGGTAAAGCTTGGCTAATCTGGCTTTCGTGCGATGCCACTTTGCCATCCATGACCTTCGTATGCGATCCATCACAACTCCGCTGGAACCGCTTCTTCCAAAAACTCAAATAG
- the lepB gene encoding signal peptidase I, which yields MSSNKNSGPKPPPWDWRHKHFWTEGWGSLFLAVFIALFIRWGFVEAYVIPSGSMLPSLLIHDHIFVNKLTYGLRAPFSENWLVKFNEPKRGEVIVFKYPKDMSTFFIKRIVGESGDKIYYENGTLYINDKPVEKKVPANLDDFAWLRDADFTRDGNINDGKNNYVEFTEALPPGKGEEKGKDHSILLRKGDIYETFGPVTVPEDHLFVMGDNRMNSSDSRVWGFMPKQNILGRAMFVWLSCEETIPALPFLCNPTTIRWSRFFHQVN from the coding sequence ATGAGTAGCAATAAGAATAGTGGGCCGAAACCACCACCATGGGACTGGCGTCATAAGCATTTTTGGACTGAAGGTTGGGGATCTCTTTTTCTAGCGGTGTTCATTGCATTGTTCATTCGTTGGGGCTTTGTTGAAGCTTACGTGATCCCATCTGGATCTATGCTTCCTTCGTTGTTGATTCACGATCATATCTTCGTGAACAAACTGACTTACGGTTTGCGTGCACCATTCTCTGAAAATTGGTTGGTGAAATTCAACGAACCAAAACGCGGCGAAGTGATTGTCTTCAAATACCCTAAGGACATGAGCACCTTCTTCATCAAGCGTATCGTCGGTGAATCTGGCGATAAGATTTACTATGAAAACGGAACTCTTTATATCAACGACAAGCCTGTTGAAAAGAAAGTGCCTGCCAACCTCGACGATTTCGCTTGGTTGAGAGACGCGGACTTCACTCGTGATGGCAACATCAACGACGGTAAAAACAATTACGTTGAATTCACCGAAGCTTTGCCTCCAGGCAAAGGCGAGGAAAAAGGCAAAGATCACTCGATCCTTCTTCGTAAGGGCGACATCTATGAAACTTTCGGCCCGGTGACTGTTCCTGAAGATCATTTGTTTGTGATGGGTGATAACCGCATGAACTCTTCAGACAGCCGTGTGTGGGGTTTTATGCCTAAGCAAAACATTTTAGGTCGTGCGATGTTCGTATGGCTAAGCTGTGAAGAAACTATTCCAGCACTTCCTTTCCTTTGCAATCCAACGACAATCCGTTGGAGTCGCTTCTTCCATCAAGTTAACTAG
- the lepA gene encoding translation elongation factor 4, with product MDPKFIRNFAIIAHIDHGKSTLADGLLSATGSLSDREKKDQFLDNMELERERGITIKAQTVCLDFKSKDGNMYQINLIDTPGHVDFSYEVSRSLAACEGAILVVDAAQGVEAQTLANVYLAMENNLEIIPVLNKIDLPSADPEGVAKQIEDTVGLDTTGIIHASAKEKIGITDILEAIVEKVPPPKADRTLTPRGLIFDSWFDAYQGVVVLVRMVDGVIKKGDKIKFMATDRDYEVLRMGKYKPFPAMQDTLEAGEVGFIICGIKDIRDVKVGDTVTGAKHPAPEPLAGFQRIKPMVFAGIFPVIASEYESLKDALDKLCLNDSSLSFEVEKSAALGFGYRCGFLGLLHMEIVQERLEREFNLDLITTAPTVVYQITKTDGTVMMLENPSGMPDESMIAKFEEPYVKVTLHTPTEYIGGILKLCEDKRGAQLKMEYVNEKKVIIEYKLPMNEMVMDFYDRLKSISKGYASLEYEFLGFEEADLVKLDILINSEPIDALSLIVHRSKAVTRGRKLTEKMKELIPRQQFQINIQAAIGSKIIARETQGAIRKDVTAKCYGGDISRKRKLLEKQKEGKKRMKAVGSVDVPQEAFLAILKVED from the coding sequence ATGGATCCTAAGTTTATACGTAACTTCGCAATTATCGCTCATATCGACCACGGCAAATCAACTTTGGCGGATGGTCTTCTTTCTGCAACCGGTTCACTTTCTGATCGTGAGAAAAAAGATCAGTTCTTGGACAACATGGAACTTGAGCGTGAGCGTGGGATCACAATTAAAGCTCAAACCGTCTGCCTCGATTTTAAATCGAAAGACGGCAACATGTATCAGATCAATTTGATCGATACGCCGGGGCACGTGGATTTCTCTTATGAAGTCTCTCGTTCTTTGGCTGCTTGTGAAGGCGCGATCTTGGTGGTCGATGCAGCACAAGGGGTGGAAGCGCAAACTCTCGCGAACGTTTATCTCGCGATGGAAAATAATCTTGAGATCATTCCTGTTTTGAACAAAATCGATTTGCCTTCGGCAGATCCAGAAGGTGTTGCAAAGCAGATCGAAGATACTGTTGGTTTAGATACAACGGGAATCATTCACGCTTCTGCCAAGGAGAAAATCGGTATCACTGATATTCTGGAGGCAATCGTCGAAAAAGTTCCGCCACCAAAAGCAGATCGCACTCTCACTCCTCGTGGTTTGATCTTCGACTCTTGGTTCGATGCATATCAAGGCGTTGTCGTTTTGGTTCGTATGGTGGATGGAGTTATTAAAAAAGGCGACAAGATCAAATTCATGGCCACGGATCGTGACTATGAAGTTTTGCGTATGGGTAAGTACAAACCTTTCCCTGCGATGCAAGACACTCTTGAGGCCGGTGAAGTAGGGTTTATCATCTGCGGTATCAAAGACATCCGTGACGTTAAGGTCGGAGACACTGTCACAGGCGCAAAGCATCCAGCACCAGAACCTTTGGCAGGTTTCCAAAGAATCAAGCCCATGGTTTTTGCGGGTATCTTCCCGGTTATCGCTTCTGAATATGAAAGTCTTAAAGACGCTCTGGATAAGCTTTGCTTGAATGACTCTTCGTTGTCATTCGAAGTCGAGAAGTCAGCGGCGCTAGGTTTTGGTTATCGTTGTGGTTTCTTGGGCCTTCTGCATATGGAGATCGTTCAGGAGCGTTTGGAGCGTGAGTTCAATCTTGATTTGATCACAACGGCTCCTACGGTTGTTTACCAAATCACAAAAACAGACGGCACGGTCATGATGTTGGAAAATCCATCTGGCATGCCGGATGAAAGCATGATCGCGAAATTTGAAGAACCTTATGTAAAGGTGACCTTGCATACACCAACCGAGTACATCGGTGGCATTTTGAAGCTTTGCGAAGACAAGCGCGGAGCCCAGCTTAAAATGGAGTATGTGAACGAGAAAAAGGTCATCATCGAATACAAACTTCCAATGAATGAAATGGTTATGGACTTCTATGACCGTTTGAAATCAATTTCTAAAGGTTATGCGTCTTTGGAGTATGAATTCTTGGGCTTTGAAGAAGCGGACCTTGTGAAGTTGGACATCTTGATCAATTCTGAGCCGATTGATGCCTTGTCTTTGATCGTACATAGATCAAAGGCAGTCACTCGTGGTCGTAAACTGACAGAGAAGATGAAAGAACTCATCCCTCGTCAACAATTCCAAATCAATATTCAGGCGGCGATTGGATCAAAAATTATCGCCCGTGAAACTCAAGGGGCCATCAGAAAAGACGTTACTGCCAAATGTTATGGTGGTGACATCTCTCGTAAACGTAAACTTCTAGAGAAGCAAAAAGAGGGCAAGAAGCGCATGAAAGCGGTCGGCTCTGTGGATGTTCCTCAGGAAGCCTTCCTAGCAATCTTGAAAGTCGAGGACTAG